A part of Ziziphus jujuba cultivar Dongzao chromosome 8, ASM3175591v1 genomic DNA contains:
- the LOC107413624 gene encoding large ribosomal subunit protein uL10c has product MEATLFSFPSSSRPSPLSQTLTLSRPTNPLLSFTPNPTRINPQPRRFPSIRSAISRTKKEQTVETVKKNLENCYLIAGIKYKGFTVKQFQDLRRSLPENTKLIVAKNTLVYKAIEGTQWEVLKPCMTGMNAWLFVHSEEIPAAIKPYRQFQKERKLDENDFTGAVFEGKFYGPGDFKQLESMPTRAEIYAKLLGQLQTPALNLVGTLQAPARDLVMLLRAYVNKLEEEGGGGGGQ; this is encoded by the coding sequence ATGGAAGCCACTCTCTTCAGCTTCCCTTCCTCTTCCAGACCTTCACCACTTTCCCAAACCCTAACACTGTCCAGACCCACCAACCCATTACTCTCCTTTACCCCAAACCCCACCCGGATAAACCCACAACCACGTCGCTTTCCTTCAATTCGATCCGCCATTTCCCGTACAAAGAAGGAACAGACAGTCGAGACAGTAAAAAAGAACCTCGAAAACTGTTACCTTATAGCCGGTATCAAATACAAGGGCTTCACCGTGAAGCAGTTCCAGGACCTTCGGAGAAGTTTGCCGGAAAACACCAAGCTTATTGTGGCGAAGAACACTTTGGTTTACAAAGCCATAGAGGGTACCCAATGGGAGGTCCTGAAGCCTTGCATGACTGGTATGAACGCTTGGCTTTTCGTTCACAGTGAGGAAATCCCAGCTGCCATTAAGCCGTACAGGCAATTTCAGAAGGAGAGGAAACTGGATGAGAATGATTTCACTGGTGCTGTTTTTGAGGGGAAGTTTTATGGGCCTGGGGATTTCAAGCAGTTGGAATCGATGCCAACGAGGGCTGAGATTTATGCCAAATTGTTGGGGCAGCTTCAGACTCCGGCATTGAACCTGGTTGGGACGCTTCAAGCACCTGCGAGGGACTTGGTCATGCTTTTGAGGGCTTATGTCAACAAGTTGGAAGAAgagggtggtggtggtggtgggcaATAG
- the LOC107413611 gene encoding mitochondrial hydrolase YKR070W isoform X1, producing the protein MRFRTVFRIPECKNAAFLLLQCRAFRSYSKIQSTPKRCFGIAFDIDGVILRGRVPIGGSPRALKRLYGDSGALNIPFLFLTNGGGIPESSRANELGELLGVRILPSQVVQGHTPFKNLLDRYENELIVATGKGEPALVMSEYGFTKVLSLEEYASYFKNIDPVSQYKSWTTTRASELDRYSNELVTKHDVLSNRVKAAFVVSDPVDWGMDIQVLCDILRSGGLPGQKNGHQPPLYFAADDLEYQAAFPSERLGMGAFRTALESVFNRIHHDVLQYISFGKPNPFVFKNAEAILRQLQPSYLGHYLSNNGDSGSEPFKTLYMIGDNPVVDVKGAKQAGHPWFSILTRTGVFNGNDNHADFPADLVVDTVEEAVDYILKRESAS; encoded by the exons atgaggtTCCGTACGGTTTTTAGGATTCCCGAATGCAAAAACGCAGCGTTTTTGCTGTTACAGTGTCGAGCTTTCCGTTCCTACTCCAAGATTCAATCCACTCCCAAACG ATGTTTTGGAATTGCTTTCGACATTGATGGCGTTATTCTCCGAGGCCGTGTTCCAATTGGAGGTTCACCCCGAGCTTTGAAAAGATTGTACGGAGATTCTG GTGCTTTGAACATTCCTTTTCTGTTCTTAACCAATG GAGGTGGCATCCCCGAATCAAGTCGAGCAAATGAGCTTGGTGAACTTTTGGGAGTTCGCATTTTACCTTCTCAG GTTGTACAAGGTCATACaccttttaaaaatttgttggaCAG ATATGAGAACGAACTAATTGTTGCTACTGGAAAGGGGGAACCAGCTCTTGTGATGTCAGAGTATGGTTTCAC AAAAGTTCTTTCACTAGAAGAGTATGCATCCTATTTTAAGAACATTGATCCTGTATCTCAGTACAAGAGCTGGACAACGACGCGGGCATCAGAATTGGATCGTTACTCAAATGAGCTGGTGACAAAACATGATGTTTTATCTAACAGGGTTAAGGCAGCATTTGTAGTCAGTGATCCTGTAGATTGGGGTATGGACATTCAG GTTCTGTGTGACATTTTAAGGTCTGGAGGGCTTCCTGGACAAAAGAATGGGCATCAACCTCCATTATATTTTGCTGCAGATGATTTGGAATATCAG GCTGCATTTCCATCTGAGCGACTTGGAATGGGTGCTTTCAGAACTGCTTTAGAAAGTGTCTTCAATAG AATTCACCATGATGTTTTACAATATATATCTTTTGGGAAGCCAAATCCATTTGTATTTAAGAACGCTGAAGCTATATTGAGACAGCTCCAGCCATCTTATTTGGGTCATTATCTTTCAAATAATGGAGATTCTGGATCAGAACCCTTCAAAACTCTCTATATGATTGGTGATAACCCAGTGGTTGATGTCAAAGGTGCAAAGCAG GCAGGACATCCTTGGTTTTCTATTTTGACAAGAACAGGCGTGTTTAATGGGAACGATAATCATGCAGATTTTCCAGCAGATCTG GTGGTTGATACGGTAGAAGAGGCAGtggattatattttgaaaagggAGAGTGCTTCTTAA
- the LOC107413611 gene encoding mitochondrial hydrolase YKR070W isoform X2, with the protein MRFRTVFRIPECKNAAFLLLQCRAFRSYSKIQSTPKRCFGIAFDIDGVILRGRVPIGGSPRALKRLYGDSGGGIPESSRANELGELLGVRILPSQVVQGHTPFKNLLDRYENELIVATGKGEPALVMSEYGFTKVLSLEEYASYFKNIDPVSQYKSWTTTRASELDRYSNELVTKHDVLSNRVKAAFVVSDPVDWGMDIQVLCDILRSGGLPGQKNGHQPPLYFAADDLEYQAAFPSERLGMGAFRTALESVFNRIHHDVLQYISFGKPNPFVFKNAEAILRQLQPSYLGHYLSNNGDSGSEPFKTLYMIGDNPVVDVKGAKQAGHPWFSILTRTGVFNGNDNHADFPADLVVDTVEEAVDYILKRESAS; encoded by the exons atgaggtTCCGTACGGTTTTTAGGATTCCCGAATGCAAAAACGCAGCGTTTTTGCTGTTACAGTGTCGAGCTTTCCGTTCCTACTCCAAGATTCAATCCACTCCCAAACG ATGTTTTGGAATTGCTTTCGACATTGATGGCGTTATTCTCCGAGGCCGTGTTCCAATTGGAGGTTCACCCCGAGCTTTGAAAAGATTGTACGGAGATTCTG GAGGTGGCATCCCCGAATCAAGTCGAGCAAATGAGCTTGGTGAACTTTTGGGAGTTCGCATTTTACCTTCTCAG GTTGTACAAGGTCATACaccttttaaaaatttgttggaCAG ATATGAGAACGAACTAATTGTTGCTACTGGAAAGGGGGAACCAGCTCTTGTGATGTCAGAGTATGGTTTCAC AAAAGTTCTTTCACTAGAAGAGTATGCATCCTATTTTAAGAACATTGATCCTGTATCTCAGTACAAGAGCTGGACAACGACGCGGGCATCAGAATTGGATCGTTACTCAAATGAGCTGGTGACAAAACATGATGTTTTATCTAACAGGGTTAAGGCAGCATTTGTAGTCAGTGATCCTGTAGATTGGGGTATGGACATTCAG GTTCTGTGTGACATTTTAAGGTCTGGAGGGCTTCCTGGACAAAAGAATGGGCATCAACCTCCATTATATTTTGCTGCAGATGATTTGGAATATCAG GCTGCATTTCCATCTGAGCGACTTGGAATGGGTGCTTTCAGAACTGCTTTAGAAAGTGTCTTCAATAG AATTCACCATGATGTTTTACAATATATATCTTTTGGGAAGCCAAATCCATTTGTATTTAAGAACGCTGAAGCTATATTGAGACAGCTCCAGCCATCTTATTTGGGTCATTATCTTTCAAATAATGGAGATTCTGGATCAGAACCCTTCAAAACTCTCTATATGATTGGTGATAACCCAGTGGTTGATGTCAAAGGTGCAAAGCAG GCAGGACATCCTTGGTTTTCTATTTTGACAAGAACAGGCGTGTTTAATGGGAACGATAATCATGCAGATTTTCCAGCAGATCTG GTGGTTGATACGGTAGAAGAGGCAGtggattatattttgaaaagggAGAGTGCTTCTTAA
- the LOC107413611 gene encoding mitochondrial hydrolase YKR070W isoform X3, protein MEVASPNQVEQMSLVNFWEFAFYLLSYLFSDILMQVVQGHTPFKNLLDRYENELIVATGKGEPALVMSEYGFTKVLSLEEYASYFKNIDPVSQYKSWTTTRASELDRYSNELVTKHDVLSNRVKAAFVVSDPVDWGMDIQVLCDILRSGGLPGQKNGHQPPLYFAADDLEYQAAFPSERLGMGAFRTALESVFNRIHHDVLQYISFGKPNPFVFKNAEAILRQLQPSYLGHYLSNNGDSGSEPFKTLYMIGDNPVVDVKGAKQAGHPWFSILTRTGVFNGNDNHADFPADLVVDTVEEAVDYILKRESAS, encoded by the exons ATG GAGGTGGCATCCCCGAATCAAGTCGAGCAAATGAGCTTGGTGAACTTTTGGGAGTTCGCATTTTACCTTCTCAG CTATCTTTTCTCCGATATCCTGATGCAGGTTGTACAAGGTCATACaccttttaaaaatttgttggaCAG ATATGAGAACGAACTAATTGTTGCTACTGGAAAGGGGGAACCAGCTCTTGTGATGTCAGAGTATGGTTTCAC AAAAGTTCTTTCACTAGAAGAGTATGCATCCTATTTTAAGAACATTGATCCTGTATCTCAGTACAAGAGCTGGACAACGACGCGGGCATCAGAATTGGATCGTTACTCAAATGAGCTGGTGACAAAACATGATGTTTTATCTAACAGGGTTAAGGCAGCATTTGTAGTCAGTGATCCTGTAGATTGGGGTATGGACATTCAG GTTCTGTGTGACATTTTAAGGTCTGGAGGGCTTCCTGGACAAAAGAATGGGCATCAACCTCCATTATATTTTGCTGCAGATGATTTGGAATATCAG GCTGCATTTCCATCTGAGCGACTTGGAATGGGTGCTTTCAGAACTGCTTTAGAAAGTGTCTTCAATAG AATTCACCATGATGTTTTACAATATATATCTTTTGGGAAGCCAAATCCATTTGTATTTAAGAACGCTGAAGCTATATTGAGACAGCTCCAGCCATCTTATTTGGGTCATTATCTTTCAAATAATGGAGATTCTGGATCAGAACCCTTCAAAACTCTCTATATGATTGGTGATAACCCAGTGGTTGATGTCAAAGGTGCAAAGCAG GCAGGACATCCTTGGTTTTCTATTTTGACAAGAACAGGCGTGTTTAATGGGAACGATAATCATGCAGATTTTCCAGCAGATCTG GTGGTTGATACGGTAGAAGAGGCAGtggattatattttgaaaagggAGAGTGCTTCTTAA